In Arvicola amphibius chromosome 1, mArvAmp1.2, whole genome shotgun sequence, one DNA window encodes the following:
- the Cxcl13 gene encoding C-X-C motif chemokine 13 has protein sequence MRLSLAALLLLLASCLAPGHGILEANYTNLKCKCSKTISRPVHPNIIERIQVTPPGNGCPKFEALILTRSKKILCVNPQDRWFQMVLKFMRKKAVSSTPPAPASRKRIT, from the exons ATGAGACTCAGCCTAGCagccctgctcctcctgctggCCAGCTGCCTCGCTCCAGGCCACG GAATCCTGGAGGCCAATTACACAAACCTAAAGTGTAAATGTTCCAAAACGATCTCAAGACCTGTCCATCCAAACATCATAGAGCGGATTCAAGTCACACCTCCTGGGAATGGCTGCCCAAAGTTTGAAGCCCT GATCTTGACTAGGTCTAAGAAAATTCTATGTGTGAATCCTCAAGACAGATGGTTCCAGATGGTACTCAAATTTATGCGGAA AAAAGCTGTATCTTCAACTCCCCCAGCTCCAGCGAGTAGAAAAAGGATCACCTGA